The Methanobacterium sp. BAmetb5 genome includes a region encoding these proteins:
- a CDS encoding amino acid permease: protein MKKHIFRKKPISDLLSKEEDQNSLKRTIGPLNLIILGLGCILGAGIFIVTGVVSAQYSGPGLVLSFVVSAVACIFTALCYAEFASMIPISGSVYTYTYVAMGEIWAWMIGWVLMYEYLISASAVAVGWSAYIMELANSAGIHFPQILTLPPGMGLINLPAVLIILLLTGILIRGVKESTRFNAIIVTVNVAIIILFILVGLNHINPVNYHPFAPYGWSGILQGAAIVFFAYIGFDAVSTAAEETKNPQRTMPIGIIGSLVISSILYIAVAAVLNGMVPYTSLNTSSPVTFALNSAHVYWAASIVSFGAIFGLTSVLLTSLFGQTRIFFSMSRDGLLPSSFSKLHPEHKSPVVSILIVGIIASLIAGFLPLNTIIELVNIGTLSAFIFLAISIIILRIREPDLPRKFKCPLVPVIPVLSIVFCGFLITQLSHTTLERFSISLIIGLAVYVAYGMKNSKLQNQLYENIENTFSINLKIKSQVKALLKNIRGSKRY from the coding sequence GTGAAGAAACACATTTTCCGTAAAAAACCAATCAGTGATCTATTATCAAAAGAGGAGGACCAGAATTCTTTGAAAAGAACTATTGGTCCTTTAAATTTGATAATTCTTGGCCTGGGCTGCATTTTGGGTGCAGGTATATTCATTGTAACCGGAGTAGTATCAGCCCAGTACTCCGGACCGGGGTTGGTTTTATCCTTTGTGGTGTCGGCGGTGGCCTGCATTTTCACCGCCCTGTGCTATGCTGAATTTGCATCCATGATACCCATATCCGGAAGTGTCTACACCTACACCTATGTGGCCATGGGCGAAATATGGGCCTGGATGATTGGATGGGTACTCATGTACGAGTACCTCATCTCGGCTTCAGCAGTGGCCGTGGGCTGGTCAGCCTATATCATGGAACTGGCCAATTCAGCTGGAATCCACTTCCCCCAGATCTTAACCTTGCCCCCCGGAATGGGACTCATCAATCTTCCGGCAGTTTTAATAATTCTTTTATTAACCGGGATCCTTATCCGGGGAGTGAAAGAGAGCACCAGGTTCAATGCCATCATTGTAACCGTTAACGTGGCCATAATCATCCTGTTTATTCTGGTGGGATTGAACCATATTAACCCGGTTAATTATCATCCTTTTGCCCCCTATGGATGGTCCGGAATACTCCAGGGGGCAGCCATTGTATTCTTTGCCTATATTGGTTTTGATGCAGTTTCCACTGCAGCGGAAGAGACTAAAAATCCCCAGAGAACCATGCCCATTGGCATTATTGGCTCGCTGGTAATTAGCTCCATTCTGTACATTGCAGTGGCCGCTGTTTTAAATGGAATGGTACCCTACACTTCCTTAAATACTTCATCCCCAGTTACCTTTGCCCTTAACAGCGCCCATGTTTATTGGGCAGCTTCCATAGTGTCTTTTGGGGCCATTTTTGGTCTTACCTCGGTACTGTTAACCAGTCTATTTGGTCAAACCCGGATCTTCTTTTCCATGTCCCGTGATGGGCTCCTGCCTTCTTCTTTCTCCAAATTGCATCCCGAACATAAATCACCGGTTGTTTCCATTTTAATTGTGGGAATTATTGCCTCTTTAATTGCCGGCTTTTTACCCCTGAACACCATTATTGAACTGGTAAACATTGGAACCCTCTCGGCATTCATCTTTTTAGCTATCTCCATAATCATACTAAGGATACGGGAACCAGATCTACCTAGAAAATTCAAATGTCCCTTAGTGCCAGTCATACCCGTGCTTTCTATAGTTTTCTGTGGCTTTTTAATCACCCAACTATCCCACACAACACTGGAGAGGTTTTCCATTAGTTTGATCATTGGACTGGCAGTTTACGTAGCCTACGGCATGAAAAATAGTAAACTACAGAATCAGCTGTATGAAAACATAGAAAATACTTTTTCTATCAATCTGAAAATTAAAAGCCAGGTAAAAGCTTTGCTGAAAAATATCAGGGGGTCTAAAAGATATTAG
- a CDS encoding peptide MFS transporter, whose amino-acid sequence MWERFSYYGMRAILSLYMIESLFYSKAFTSTIYGYYTGLVYLTPLLGGYVADRFWGNRRSIVTGGILMALGQFSLAFSSYLYMPTSINVPHSFFTLNTQSLFFILGLSLLVLGNGFFKPNISSMVGFLYSKNDERRDSAFTLFYMGINLGALISPLIIGALGDTGNPGDFMYGFLAAGTGMLIGLIIFILGKNRYLVTPTGKSVGSKPELYCEDKKSVTGPLTTIEKHQISVIFILAFFVIFFWASFEQAGVSLTFFADQNVDRVISALNNFTIPTPWFQSINPLLILLTAPLIAALWPKLRHKGLEPSIPLKMSIGLILLAFGFIILLPAAQMVDGGSTVVSPLYLVGVYFMMTLGELCISPIGLSMVSKLSPARFACLLMGVWFLSTAASNLIAGLLSTLYPDPAKPVPLLLGIPIDGFTSFFMIFIVLSITSAIILLGLSKRITKMMHGVQ is encoded by the coding sequence ATGTGGGAGCGTTTCAGTTATTATGGTATGCGGGCAATTCTGTCCCTGTATATGATTGAGTCCCTGTTCTACAGTAAAGCTTTCACCTCCACTATTTACGGTTATTACACTGGACTGGTTTATTTAACTCCACTTCTGGGAGGATATGTGGCTGACCGGTTCTGGGGTAATAGAAGATCCATTGTTACCGGGGGTATTCTAATGGCATTGGGACAGTTCTCCCTGGCCTTTTCCAGCTATCTTTACATGCCCACTTCCATTAACGTTCCCCATTCCTTTTTCACATTGAACACCCAATCCCTATTTTTTATTCTGGGATTATCATTACTGGTGTTGGGAAACGGGTTCTTCAAACCCAATATATCATCCATGGTGGGATTTTTATACTCTAAGAATGATGAAAGACGTGACTCGGCATTTACCCTGTTTTATATGGGTATTAACCTTGGTGCACTGATTTCTCCCCTGATAATTGGGGCACTGGGGGATACTGGTAACCCCGGAGACTTCATGTACGGTTTCCTGGCAGCAGGTACGGGTATGTTAATTGGTTTAATAATCTTCATCCTGGGTAAAAACCGTTATCTGGTTACACCCACTGGTAAAAGTGTGGGTTCAAAGCCAGAACTCTACTGTGAAGATAAAAAATCCGTCACCGGTCCCTTAACCACCATAGAAAAACATCAAATTTCGGTGATCTTCATACTGGCCTTTTTCGTTATATTTTTCTGGGCATCCTTTGAACAGGCCGGAGTATCTTTGACCTTTTTTGCCGATCAAAATGTGGACCGGGTGATCTCCGCTTTAAACAACTTCACCATCCCCACACCATGGTTCCAATCCATCAATCCACTTCTGATCCTATTAACTGCGCCGTTAATTGCCGCTTTATGGCCTAAACTCCGGCATAAAGGATTAGAGCCTTCAATACCTTTAAAAATGTCCATTGGGCTGATTTTGCTCGCATTTGGATTTATAATCCTATTACCCGCAGCTCAAATGGTGGATGGTGGGAGTACCGTGGTCAGCCCCCTATATCTAGTAGGAGTGTACTTCATGATGACCCTGGGTGAACTCTGCATATCACCCATTGGCTTGTCCATGGTATCCAAGCTTTCTCCAGCCCGTTTTGCCTGTCTTTTAATGGGAGTGTGGTTCCTATCCACTGCTGCCTCCAACCTTATTGCCGGGCTTTTAAGCACCCTATATCCAGATCCTGCCAAACCCGTACCGTTACTGTTGGGGATACCCATTGATGGATTCACCTCCTTCTTCATGATCTTCATTGTTCTTTCCATTACCTCGGCCATCATCCTGTTGGGCCTGAGTAAAAGAATTACGAAAATGATGCACGGAGTACAATGA